From Lytechinus pictus isolate F3 Inbred chromosome 6, Lp3.0, whole genome shotgun sequence, the proteins below share one genomic window:
- the LOC129262965 gene encoding uncharacterized protein LOC129262965: protein MECSWVKWILIFELMLAFNSKSAIAAEDSYSGVFECYACSSADTVECGAEFNGNAEGVSKIECRGLCFKTTYGYLGERVIDRGCEPSTDCPSSCFNKDCRSCCQDSLCNEARIVTSFPILTFVLVGLATLKNILRD, encoded by the exons ATGGAATGTTCCTGGGTCAAATGGATACTGATCTTTGAGCTCATGCTGGCATTCAACTCGAAATCAG cGATAGCAGCTGAAGATTCCTATTCTGGTGTCTTCGAATGCTACGCGTGCTCTTCGGCGGATACGGTTGAGTGCGGCGCTGAATTTAACGGTAACGCAGAGGGCGTTTCTAAAATAGAATGCAGAGGACTTTGCTTT AAAACAACGTACGGCTACTTGGGCGAGAGAGTTATAGACCGCGGATGTGAGCCCTCTACCGACTGCCCTTCGTCATGCTTCAATAAAGACTGTCGATCCTGTTGTCAAGATTCACTCTGTAACGAAGCCAGAATTGTGACGTCATTCCCGATTCTCACGTTCGTATTGGTCGGTTTAGCAACGCTAAAGAATATTTTGAGAGACTGA